The proteins below are encoded in one region of Pseudonocardia sp. DSM 110487:
- a CDS encoding GlxA family transcriptional regulator → MPERHDVAVLALPDVVAFELGLPHKLIGTAVDDAGQPLYRVRVATLDGGPVRTSAGYSVLPEHDASILRTADTVIIPGIYSGSATERGVLEPELAGALDGLASRMVSICTGAFVLAAAGLLDGRRATTHWMHADAFQALFPQVDLDPDVLYVDDGDVLTSAGNAAGIDLCLHIVRRDHGAAVANRVARRSVVAPWREGGQSQFMEPVPDPDGPGTAPARAWALERLHEPLSLADLAAHSSMSVRTFTRRFREETGMSPAQWLITQRVAAARRLLETTDLPVERIAAESGFGTTASLRQHLHATIGVAPLAYRRTYRGAAGQSAERASSRSRRSLRIR, encoded by the coding sequence ATGCCCGAACGCCACGACGTCGCCGTGCTCGCGCTACCCGACGTGGTGGCGTTCGAACTGGGGCTGCCGCACAAGCTGATCGGCACGGCCGTCGACGACGCGGGGCAGCCGCTGTACCGGGTGCGCGTCGCCACGCTCGACGGCGGCCCGGTGCGCACGTCGGCGGGGTACAGCGTGCTCCCGGAGCACGACGCGTCGATCCTGCGCACCGCGGACACCGTCATCATCCCGGGGATCTACAGCGGCTCCGCGACGGAGCGCGGCGTGCTCGAACCGGAGCTCGCCGGGGCACTCGACGGCCTCGCCTCCCGAATGGTCTCGATCTGCACCGGCGCCTTCGTCCTCGCTGCCGCCGGCCTGCTCGACGGGCGCCGCGCCACCACCCACTGGATGCACGCCGACGCGTTCCAGGCGCTGTTCCCGCAGGTCGACCTCGACCCGGACGTCCTGTACGTCGACGACGGCGACGTTCTCACTTCCGCCGGCAACGCCGCGGGCATCGACCTGTGCCTGCACATCGTGCGGCGCGACCACGGCGCAGCGGTGGCCAACCGCGTTGCGCGGCGCAGCGTCGTCGCGCCGTGGCGCGAGGGCGGGCAGTCGCAGTTCATGGAGCCGGTACCCGACCCGGACGGCCCCGGCACCGCGCCCGCAAGGGCATGGGCCCTCGAACGGCTCCACGAGCCACTCAGCCTCGCCGACCTCGCCGCGCACTCCTCGATGAGCGTGCGGACCTTCACCCGCCGCTTCCGGGAGGAGACGGGCATGAGCCCGGCCCAGTGGCTCATCACGCAGCGGGTGGCGGCGGCGCGTCGGCTGCTGGAGACCACCGACCTGCCCGTCGAGCGGATCGCCGCCGAGTCCGGGTTCGGAACTACCGCGTCGCTTCGCCAGCACCTGCACGCCACCATCGGCGTGGCGCCGCTGGCGTACCGCAGGACCTACCGCGGGGCGGCCGGCCAATCCGCCGAGCGTGCGAGCTCGAGGTCGAGGCGCTCCTTGCGGATCCGCTGA
- a CDS encoding MFS transporter, translating into MAGFFHVLAVGPLSNRLRGSETPCVTQLESARRIHPAWWVAAVTFLALVGAAGFRAVPGVLMNPLHDEFGWSISTISLAAAVNMALYGLTAPFAAALMERFGIRPVVTAALVVVAAGSGLTVFMTASWQLILCWGVLVGLGTGSMALALVATVTGRWFVARRGLVSGVLTAGGAAGGLVFLPLVSQLAEAYGWRPAALAVAFTALAVAPLVMWLLRDRPRDLGVAPYGGTPADDVDPVRSGAGRLAVRALVTAARTKGFWYLAAGMMICGATTMGLIQPHFIPAAHDHGMPQTVAAGLLALVGIFDVAGTIASGWLTDRVDPRYLLLVYYVLRGLSLLALPALFGPDIQANMVAFIVFYGLDWVATIPPTMALCRELFGAAAPVVFGWVFASHQVGAAAMALGAGIVRDELGAYDAAWYVGGAICVVAGFLSLLVRKRVPKNGALVGT; encoded by the coding sequence ATGGCTGGATTCTTTCATGTATTGGCCGTCGGGCCACTGTCGAATCGTCTCCGCGGCAGCGAAACTCCCTGCGTGACGCAGCTCGAGAGCGCGAGACGCATCCACCCCGCTTGGTGGGTGGCCGCCGTGACCTTCCTCGCCCTCGTCGGGGCAGCCGGCTTCCGGGCGGTGCCCGGCGTCCTGATGAACCCGCTGCACGACGAGTTCGGCTGGTCCATCAGCACGATCTCCCTCGCCGCCGCCGTCAACATGGCGCTCTACGGCCTCACGGCACCGTTCGCGGCGGCGCTGATGGAGCGCTTCGGCATCCGGCCGGTCGTCACGGCCGCGCTCGTGGTCGTCGCCGCGGGGAGCGGGCTCACCGTGTTCATGACGGCGAGCTGGCAGCTGATCCTCTGCTGGGGCGTGCTCGTCGGCCTGGGCACCGGATCGATGGCGCTCGCCCTCGTGGCCACCGTGACTGGGCGGTGGTTCGTCGCCAGGCGCGGCCTCGTCTCCGGGGTGCTGACAGCGGGCGGCGCCGCAGGCGGGCTGGTGTTCCTCCCGCTCGTGTCCCAGCTCGCCGAGGCGTACGGCTGGCGGCCTGCGGCGCTGGCGGTCGCGTTCACGGCGCTCGCCGTCGCCCCGCTCGTCATGTGGCTGCTGCGCGACCGGCCCCGCGATCTCGGCGTCGCGCCGTACGGCGGCACCCCTGCCGACGACGTCGACCCGGTGCGCAGCGGCGCGGGCCGGCTCGCCGTGCGCGCGCTGGTCACGGCCGCCCGCACGAAGGGGTTCTGGTACCTGGCCGCCGGCATGATGATCTGCGGTGCCACCACGATGGGCCTGATCCAGCCGCATTTCATCCCGGCCGCGCACGACCACGGCATGCCGCAGACGGTCGCCGCGGGGCTGCTCGCGCTCGTCGGGATCTTCGACGTGGCCGGCACCATCGCGTCCGGCTGGCTCACCGACCGCGTGGACCCGCGCTACCTGCTGCTCGTCTACTACGTGCTGCGCGGGCTCTCACTGCTCGCGCTCCCGGCACTGTTCGGGCCGGACATCCAGGCCAACATGGTGGCGTTCATCGTGTTCTACGGCCTGGACTGGGTGGCCACGATCCCGCCGACGATGGCGCTGTGCCGAGAGCTCTTCGGCGCGGCGGCACCGGTCGTCTTCGGGTGGGTGTTCGCCTCGCACCAGGTGGGCGCTGCGGCCATGGCGCTCGGCGCCGGCATCGTGCGCGACGAGCTGGGCGCCTACGACGCGGCCTGGTACGTGGGCGGCGCGATCTGCGTGGTGGCGGGCTTCCTGTCCCTGCTCGTGCGCAAGCGCGTTCCGAAGAACGGCGCGCTCGTCGGAACCTGA